Proteins encoded by one window of Synechococcus sp. WH 7805:
- a CDS encoding DEAD/DEAH box helicase — translation MGRIRPRGLWRGSSLGWEFPLAAAETLLERFGDRFRVDDELLRWLHWHRHPLPPLPHHRELIAQADLNQSLADGRRPLPHQRSGARWLLARRGALLADEMGLGKTLTALLAARALLRVVPLRLLVVAPVGLHPHWQREASAVDLEVCLHSWARLPSELPEAGTLMIVDEAHYAQTMQAQRTQALLRLARHPRLRAIWMLTGTPVRNGRPIQLYPLLAAIDHPLARDQRSFEEMFCQGHWSERGGQRRWRVDGASRLDELRRLTTPLVLHRRKQRVLGLPPKRRSFIPVTLEHNQSRGFDHRLALVVEDYRRRVRAGEVRSDAESLAVLTSLRLIAAEFKLPAAERLVQQLRAQGESVVLFSSFVAPLALLQQRLGGELLSGRQKPEERQMAVDRFQDGSTDLLLATFGAGGLGFTLHRARQVVLLERPWTPGDVDQAEDRCHRLGMDGELMSHWLQLGPADQLVDGLVASKASRIELLMGPRRVSVERQSLPTMVARCLQDC, via the coding sequence ATGGGTCGCATTCGTCCTCGGGGGCTCTGGCGTGGCTCATCCCTGGGTTGGGAGTTTCCGCTCGCGGCTGCAGAGACTCTGCTGGAGCGTTTTGGAGACCGCTTTCGTGTGGATGATGAGCTCTTGCGCTGGTTGCATTGGCATCGGCATCCCTTACCGCCGTTGCCTCATCACCGCGAGTTGATTGCGCAGGCTGATCTGAATCAATCGCTAGCTGACGGTCGCAGGCCTCTTCCCCATCAGCGATCTGGTGCCCGTTGGCTCCTCGCTCGCCGTGGAGCTCTTCTGGCCGATGAAATGGGACTGGGTAAAACGCTGACGGCCCTGTTGGCAGCGCGAGCCCTTCTGCGCGTGGTGCCTCTTCGCCTGCTTGTCGTTGCGCCGGTGGGATTGCATCCCCACTGGCAACGGGAAGCGTCGGCCGTTGATCTCGAGGTTTGCCTGCACAGCTGGGCACGTCTGCCGAGTGAGCTTCCTGAAGCCGGAACGTTGATGATCGTGGATGAAGCGCACTACGCCCAGACGATGCAGGCGCAGCGCACCCAGGCTCTGTTGCGGTTGGCTCGCCATCCGCGGTTGCGAGCGATTTGGATGCTCACGGGAACTCCGGTTCGCAACGGCAGACCAATTCAGCTTTATCCACTGTTGGCTGCGATTGACCATCCACTCGCTCGTGATCAGCGCTCCTTTGAGGAGATGTTTTGTCAGGGTCACTGGAGTGAGCGTGGAGGTCAGCGACGCTGGCGTGTGGATGGTGCTAGCCGTCTTGATGAGCTGCGGCGGCTCACCACGCCACTGGTGCTACATCGCCGTAAACAGCGGGTGCTGGGTCTGCCGCCCAAGCGTCGCTCCTTTATCCCAGTGACACTGGAGCACAACCAGTCCAGAGGGTTTGACCACCGGCTGGCGTTGGTAGTTGAGGACTATCGCCGACGTGTAAGGGCCGGTGAGGTGCGTTCTGATGCCGAATCCCTTGCGGTGTTGACGTCATTGCGTTTGATCGCTGCTGAATTCAAGCTGCCGGCCGCTGAACGGCTCGTGCAGCAACTCCGCGCGCAAGGTGAATCGGTCGTTCTCTTCAGCTCGTTCGTGGCTCCTCTTGCACTGTTGCAGCAACGTCTGGGTGGGGAATTGCTGAGCGGTCGGCAGAAACCGGAGGAGCGTCAGATGGCTGTGGATCGCTTTCAGGACGGATCGACGGATCTGCTGCTAGCAACCTTTGGCGCTGGTGGTCTGGGATTCACTCTCCACAGGGCCCGTCAGGTGGTTCTGCTCGAACGTCCCTGGACTCCAGGTGATGTTGATCAGGCTGAGGATCGTTGTCATCGGCTGGGAATGGATGGGGAGCTCATGAGCCATTGGCTTCAGCTCGGTCCAGCGGACCAACTCGTGGATGGACTGGTGGCCAGCAAGGCCAGTCGAATCGAGTTGCTCATGGGTCCGCGACGGGTGAGCGTTGAACGTCAGTCCCTGCCGACCATGGTCGCCCGCTGCTTGCAGGACTGCTGA
- a CDS encoding AbrB family transcriptional regulator has protein sequence MPSLLTLLVYLLAGTIFGLLAIKTGLPAAPLAGALVGAAVVSMSGRLDMAQWPTGTRTALQIGIGTIIGTGLTTASLDQLKDLWRPAVLITVTLVLTGVVIGLWTSRLLGVDPLIALLGAAPGGISGMSLVAADYGVGAAVAALHAVRLITVLLVLPLVVKMLAPLGLGNS, from the coding sequence CTGCCTTCTCTGCTGACTCTGCTGGTGTACCTCCTGGCAGGAACCATCTTTGGCCTGCTGGCGATCAAAACCGGACTCCCTGCAGCACCCCTCGCCGGAGCTCTGGTCGGAGCCGCCGTGGTGAGCATGAGCGGACGCTTGGACATGGCGCAGTGGCCTACTGGCACGCGAACAGCACTTCAGATCGGAATCGGCACAATCATTGGAACTGGTCTCACCACGGCTTCCCTCGATCAATTGAAGGATCTCTGGAGGCCGGCTGTGCTGATCACGGTCACCCTGGTGCTCACCGGTGTGGTGATCGGTCTCTGGACCAGCAGACTTCTTGGCGTGGATCCACTCATTGCTTTGCTCGGTGCAGCGCCGGGAGGCATCAGCGGCATGAGTCTGGTCGCAGCCGATTACGGGGTTGGAGCAGCCGTGGCTGCACTGCACGCCGTGCGACTCATCACGGTGCTTCTCGTCCTGCCCTTGGTCGTCAAAATGCTGGCGCCGCTTGGCCTCGGCAATTCCTGA
- a CDS encoding HNH endonuclease has protein sequence MHNRDAVFLEDLCPKLRVRRWRQSLHTYTGKSCIYCGKPSESIDHVLPRSRGGLSITENCVPACLSCNGHKSDADVFDWYRRQRFYDPRRAMAIRAWMDGDLRLALRLLQWAQPDLQEAMTEPMDADTLMTNQDDSDWAFQMA, from the coding sequence ATGCATAACAGAGATGCGGTTTTTCTCGAAGATCTCTGTCCTAAATTGCGTGTCCGAAGGTGGCGTCAATCACTCCACACTTACACCGGCAAAAGTTGCATCTATTGCGGCAAACCCTCAGAATCAATTGATCATGTTTTACCGAGAAGTCGCGGAGGGTTGAGCATTACTGAAAATTGCGTACCTGCTTGCTTGTCCTGCAATGGTCACAAGTCAGATGCTGATGTATTCGATTGGTATCGGCGTCAGCGTTTTTATGATCCGAGACGAGCCATGGCGATCCGAGCTTGGATGGATGGCGACCTCCGCTTGGCACTGCGCCTGCTGCAATGGGCACAACCTGACCTTCAAGAAGCGATGACCGAGCCCATGGACGCCGACACGCTCATGACCAATCAGGACGACAGCGACTGGGCCTTCCAGATGGCCTGA
- a CDS encoding alanine--glyoxylate aminotransferase family protein, translating into MQDKLTLMIPGPTPVPETVLKAMGRHPIGHRSGEFQAVVERTNAQLRWLHQTSSDVLVITGSGTAAMEAGIINTLSRGDRVLCGDNGKFGERWVKVARAYGLDVDVIKAEWGQPLDPEAFRTALEADTDKTIKAVILTHSETSTGVINDLQTISSYVKAHGVALTIADCVTSLGATNVPMDAWGLDVVASGSQKGYMMPPGLSFVAMSDRAWTAYERSDLPKFYLDLGPYRKTAAKNSNPFTPAVNLYFALDAALEMMQSEGLEAIFARHARHRAAATAAMKAIGLPLFAAEGYGSPAITAVAPDGIDAEQLRKAVKERFDILLAGGQDHLKGHVFRIGHLGFVCDRDVLTAVAAIESVLQSLGLHKGEMGAGLSAASLALGN; encoded by the coding sequence GTGCAGGACAAGCTGACCCTGATGATTCCCGGGCCTACCCCGGTGCCCGAAACGGTGCTCAAGGCCATGGGACGACACCCGATCGGTCACCGCAGCGGGGAATTCCAGGCCGTGGTGGAGCGCACCAACGCCCAATTGCGCTGGCTGCATCAGACCAGCAGCGATGTACTGGTGATCACCGGAAGCGGCACGGCGGCCATGGAAGCCGGCATCATCAACACCCTGAGCCGCGGCGATCGTGTGCTCTGCGGAGACAACGGCAAGTTCGGTGAACGCTGGGTGAAGGTGGCGCGGGCCTACGGACTCGACGTAGACGTGATCAAGGCCGAATGGGGTCAGCCTCTCGACCCCGAAGCGTTCCGCACAGCTCTCGAGGCCGATACCGACAAAACCATCAAGGCGGTGATCCTCACGCACTCCGAAACCTCCACCGGAGTGATCAACGATCTTCAAACGATCAGCAGTTACGTGAAGGCCCATGGTGTGGCGCTCACCATCGCTGACTGCGTCACGAGCCTTGGAGCAACCAATGTTCCTATGGATGCCTGGGGCTTGGATGTGGTGGCCTCAGGGTCTCAGAAGGGCTACATGATGCCTCCGGGGCTGAGCTTCGTGGCGATGAGCGATCGGGCCTGGACCGCCTACGAACGTTCCGACCTACCCAAGTTCTATCTGGATCTCGGTCCATACCGGAAAACGGCAGCCAAGAACAGCAACCCGTTCACACCAGCGGTGAATCTCTACTTCGCCCTGGATGCGGCTCTGGAGATGATGCAGTCGGAGGGACTGGAAGCAATCTTTGCCCGGCACGCACGCCATCGGGCTGCTGCGACTGCAGCGATGAAGGCCATCGGCTTGCCGCTCTTCGCGGCCGAAGGCTATGGCAGCCCTGCAATCACCGCTGTTGCACCCGATGGAATTGATGCCGAACAGCTTCGTAAAGCCGTGAAAGAGCGATTCGACATCCTGCTGGCTGGAGGTCAGGACCATCTCAAAGGTCACGTGTTCCGGATCGGCCACCTTGGGTTTGTCTGTGATCGCGATGTGCTCACAGCCGTGGCCGCAATCGAGTCTGTTTTGCAATCCCTTGGTCTGCACAAAGGCGAGATGGGTGCAGGCCTCAGTGCAGCATCATTAGCGTTGGGCAATTAA
- the guaA gene encoding glutamine-hydrolyzing GMP synthase, which produces MSQAPNEGQRQPAIVILDFGSQYSELIARRVRETEVFSVVLGYSTTAEELRRMAPKGIILSGGPSSVYAEHAPLCDPEIWNLGIPVLGVCYGMQLMVQQLGGRVVAATGKAEYGKAPLEVDDPTDLLTNVANGSTMWMSHGDSVEALPEGFVRLAHTANTPEAAVANHQRRLYGVQFHPEVVHSTCGMAMIRNFVYHICGCEPDWTTAAFIEEAVKQVRSQVGDKRVLLALSGGVDSSTLAFLLKKAIGDQLTCMFIDQGFMRKGEPEFLMDFFDRKFNIHVEYINARQRFLEKLKDITDPEQKRKIIGTEFIRVFEEESRRLGPFDYLAQGTLYPDVIESAGTNVDPKTGERVAVKIKSHHNVGGLPKDLQFKLVEPLRKLFKDEVRKVGRSLGLPEEIVRRHPFPGPGLAIRILGEVTAEKLNCLRDADLIVREEVKEAGLYHEIWQAFAVLLPVRSVGVMGDKRTYAWPIVLRCVSSEDGMTADWSRLPYDLMETISNRIVNEVKGVNRVVLDITSKPPGTIEWE; this is translated from the coding sequence ATGTCACAGGCTCCGAATGAAGGTCAGCGTCAGCCGGCCATTGTCATTCTTGATTTCGGCTCTCAGTACTCGGAACTGATCGCCCGGCGGGTCCGAGAGACCGAGGTGTTCTCCGTGGTGCTTGGTTACAGCACCACGGCAGAGGAACTGCGTCGGATGGCTCCGAAGGGAATCATCCTCAGCGGTGGACCCAGCTCCGTCTACGCGGAGCACGCACCTCTGTGTGACCCGGAGATCTGGAACCTGGGCATTCCCGTTCTGGGGGTTTGCTACGGCATGCAGCTGATGGTGCAGCAGCTGGGCGGTCGTGTGGTGGCGGCCACTGGCAAAGCCGAATACGGCAAGGCACCGCTCGAGGTGGATGACCCCACCGACTTGCTCACGAATGTGGCCAACGGATCCACGATGTGGATGAGCCATGGGGACTCGGTGGAGGCCCTGCCGGAAGGGTTCGTGCGTTTGGCTCATACCGCCAACACGCCCGAGGCCGCTGTGGCCAATCACCAGCGCAGGCTCTACGGCGTGCAGTTCCATCCCGAGGTGGTGCATTCCACCTGCGGGATGGCGATGATCCGCAATTTCGTCTATCACATCTGCGGATGCGAGCCGGATTGGACCACGGCGGCATTCATCGAAGAAGCCGTGAAACAGGTGCGGTCGCAGGTTGGTGACAAGCGGGTACTGCTGGCCCTGTCCGGGGGTGTCGATTCCTCCACCCTCGCCTTTTTGCTTAAGAAGGCCATCGGTGATCAGCTCACTTGCATGTTCATCGATCAGGGATTCATGCGGAAGGGGGAGCCGGAATTCCTCATGGATTTCTTTGATCGCAAATTCAACATTCACGTTGAATACATCAATGCACGCCAGCGTTTTCTCGAAAAACTCAAAGACATCACCGATCCGGAACAGAAGCGCAAAATCATTGGAACGGAGTTCATTCGCGTGTTTGAAGAGGAGAGCCGCCGCTTGGGCCCCTTCGATTACTTGGCCCAGGGCACCCTTTACCCCGATGTGATCGAGAGCGCCGGCACCAACGTTGATCCGAAAACCGGCGAGCGGGTAGCGGTGAAGATCAAGAGCCACCACAACGTTGGCGGCTTGCCGAAGGATCTCCAGTTCAAGCTGGTGGAGCCCCTACGCAAGTTGTTCAAAGACGAAGTGCGCAAGGTGGGTCGTTCGCTCGGCCTGCCGGAGGAGATTGTTCGGCGTCATCCCTTCCCAGGGCCTGGGCTGGCCATCCGCATCCTCGGCGAAGTGACCGCTGAGAAACTCAATTGCCTGCGCGACGCAGATCTGATCGTCCGCGAAGAGGTGAAAGAGGCGGGGCTTTATCACGAGATCTGGCAGGCGTTCGCCGTGCTTCTGCCCGTGCGCTCAGTAGGTGTGATGGGCGACAAACGCACCTATGCCTGGCCGATCGTGCTGCGCTGCGTGTCCAGCGAGGACGGCATGACGGCGGACTGGTCGCGTCTGCCTTACGACCTGATGGAGACCATCTCCAATCGCATCGTGAATGAGGTGAAGGGCGTGAACCGGGTGGTTCTCGATATCACCAGCAAGCCACCGGGCACGATTGAGTGGGAATAG
- a CDS encoding DUF6554 family protein has translation MASLPTRLALLLPMAGMLWSVAPARAASSSPAEKGAQIYCYMRSSGNDHIVSWEASYSLIKRQGSGLFKTSPKHAAVMITEAVVEDPTSFPDCGKYLGDLFGGSQRVTESPTSSTRTSESKETSNWDADERYSY, from the coding sequence ATGGCCAGCCTTCCAACTCGCCTTGCCCTGCTGCTGCCGATGGCAGGCATGTTGTGGTCAGTCGCTCCTGCCAGGGCAGCATCCAGCAGTCCAGCCGAGAAGGGGGCACAGATTTATTGCTACATGCGCAGTAGCGGAAATGATCACATCGTGAGCTGGGAAGCCTCCTATTCGCTGATCAAGCGTCAGGGGAGTGGCCTGTTCAAAACCTCCCCTAAGCATGCTGCCGTGATGATCACCGAAGCGGTGGTCGAAGATCCGACCAGCTTCCCTGATTGCGGCAAGTATCTGGGCGATCTGTTTGGCGGGTCCCAAAGGGTTACTGAATCGCCCACCTCATCGACCCGCACCAGCGAGAGCAAAGAAACCTCCAACTGGGATGCTGATGAGCGTTACAGCTACTGA
- a CDS encoding SDR family oxidoreductase, with product MHDSFVNRCQPLPAGSKLCILGAGFSGSRLASLASALQIPVISTRREPSPDSEHLAFDTATGQAPDRRQLEGITHLLNTIPPDRDGNDPVLKTLGDQIQQWPLRWVGYLSTTGVYGNTDGAWVCEDDPPEPTQDRSRRRLACEQEWQASGLPLQILRLPGIYGPGRSALAAVKAGTLQPVDKPGQMFCRIHVDDVAAACLHLMHRSAQGQHPEIVNVCDDEPAASVSVHRYAASLLNCELPQPKPFTEAEASMSAMARSFWADNRRVSNQRLRQDLGYELIYPTYRSGLAQCLEIETLTESRTPSSPA from the coding sequence ATGCATGATTCATTTGTCAACCGCTGTCAGCCCCTGCCTGCGGGTTCCAAGCTCTGCATCCTCGGCGCCGGTTTCAGCGGCAGCCGCCTCGCTTCTCTGGCTTCTGCCCTGCAGATCCCTGTCATCAGCACCCGGCGTGAACCCTCGCCGGACAGCGAACACCTCGCCTTCGACACGGCTACGGGTCAGGCGCCCGATCGTCGCCAACTTGAGGGCATCACCCATCTGCTCAACACCATCCCACCCGATCGCGATGGCAACGATCCGGTCCTGAAAACGCTCGGCGATCAGATCCAGCAGTGGCCGCTGCGCTGGGTCGGCTATCTCTCGACTACAGGGGTGTACGGCAACACCGATGGCGCCTGGGTCTGTGAAGACGACCCTCCAGAACCCACCCAAGACCGAAGCCGGCGTCGGCTGGCGTGCGAGCAGGAGTGGCAGGCCAGCGGACTTCCCCTACAGATCCTGCGCTTACCGGGAATCTATGGACCTGGCCGCTCCGCTCTCGCTGCGGTGAAAGCAGGAACGTTGCAGCCGGTGGACAAGCCTGGACAGATGTTCTGTCGCATTCATGTGGATGACGTAGCCGCGGCCTGCCTCCATCTCATGCATCGATCCGCTCAGGGTCAGCACCCAGAGATCGTGAACGTCTGCGATGACGAACCAGCCGCGAGTGTTTCAGTGCACCGCTATGCCGCATCCCTGCTGAACTGCGAGCTTCCGCAACCAAAACCGTTCACCGAGGCGGAGGCCAGCATGAGCGCCATGGCCAGGTCGTTCTGGGCGGACAACCGACGGGTCAGCAACCAGCGCCTCCGCCAGGATCTCGGCTATGAGCTGATTTATCCGACCTACCGCAGCGGGCTGGCGCAATGCCTTGAGATCGAGACCCTCACGGAGTCGAGGACTCCGTCCTCTCCGGCTTGA
- the cbiD gene encoding cobalt-precorrin-5B (C(1))-methyltransferase CbiD, with the protein MAAPVVDSGSGLTLPVWVAAAARAATQVLLGDPAPDRVSLQIPGESDSRSVPVHAASCVRDGAQALAISVCDPGPGLDLTRGLEIWVHACWGPAEQGWLMLKAGAGVGRLESDGTLCISGFARDLLECNLQDLVPSGQGLQLEVVLPRGRELAQRTSNAAFGVVEGLALIGTQAEVQASASPDQLQAALVRLQSLTGASGFQGRLTLVIGENGLDLARSLDLAAHQPQLKAGNWMGPLLVAAAEAGVQELLLFGYHGKLVKLAGGIFHTHHHLADGRLEVLVAQGVKQGLSGDRLRGLMAAASLEEAFRWLSDQDREQALALWQAVAAAVEERSLAYLVRYGCSGMRVGAALFDRQRQLRWAGPCGQEMLKRCGVLLYADGSAADCAVTRSTAHGRDVTGSE; encoded by the coding sequence ATCGCTGCCCCTGTTGTTGATTCCGGATCTGGGCTCACCCTGCCGGTGTGGGTGGCGGCGGCAGCCCGTGCCGCTACCCAGGTGTTGCTGGGGGATCCAGCGCCTGATCGGGTCAGCCTGCAGATTCCTGGGGAGTCCGACTCCCGCAGCGTGCCGGTCCACGCGGCGAGTTGTGTTCGCGATGGTGCGCAGGCGCTGGCCATCAGCGTGTGTGATCCAGGTCCTGGCCTCGATCTCACCCGCGGTCTGGAAATCTGGGTGCATGCCTGCTGGGGCCCTGCTGAGCAAGGTTGGCTGATGCTGAAGGCCGGGGCGGGGGTTGGTCGTCTTGAGAGCGATGGCACCCTTTGCATTTCAGGGTTTGCCAGGGATCTCCTGGAGTGCAATCTCCAGGACCTCGTGCCCAGCGGCCAAGGTCTGCAGCTCGAGGTGGTGCTTCCCAGGGGCCGAGAGCTGGCGCAACGCACTAGCAACGCCGCTTTCGGTGTGGTGGAGGGCCTGGCGCTCATCGGCACGCAGGCTGAGGTGCAGGCGAGTGCCTCTCCCGATCAGCTCCAGGCCGCTCTGGTGCGTCTTCAGTCCCTGACGGGGGCGTCTGGTTTTCAGGGGCGGCTCACGTTGGTAATCGGCGAAAACGGTCTTGATCTGGCCCGATCTCTGGACCTCGCGGCCCATCAGCCACAACTGAAGGCCGGCAACTGGATGGGTCCGCTGTTGGTGGCTGCCGCCGAAGCGGGGGTGCAGGAGCTTCTTCTTTTCGGATATCACGGGAAACTGGTGAAGCTGGCCGGCGGCATCTTCCACACCCACCACCATCTGGCGGATGGGCGTCTGGAGGTGCTGGTGGCGCAAGGGGTGAAGCAGGGCCTGTCTGGTGATCGCCTGCGCGGATTGATGGCTGCTGCGTCCCTGGAGGAGGCATTTCGCTGGCTTTCGGATCAGGATCGAGAACAGGCTTTGGCGTTATGGCAAGCCGTGGCCGCTGCGGTAGAAGAACGAAGCCTGGCCTACCTCGTGCGCTATGGCTGCAGCGGCATGCGCGTGGGCGCCGCTTTGTTCGATCGTCAACGCCAGTTGCGCTGGGCAGGACCTTGTGGGCAGGAGATGCTCAAGCGCTGTGGGGTCCTTCTCTACGCTGATGGATCGGCCGCCGATTGCGCGGTCACCCGTTCCACGGCTCACGGGCGAGATGTCACAGGCTCCGAATGA